From the genome of Colwellia psychrerythraea 34H, one region includes:
- a CDS encoding bifunctional diguanylate cyclase/phosphodiesterase, translating to MQASENSHDDFLFIDDSDEDEILAFGSNETWQVLIVDDDPEIHSVTQLALSDLVVLGRRLEYLHAYSGKDACQLIENNDDIVLVLLDVVMETDDAGLNVVKYIRETLQRKDIRIVLRTGQPGYAPEESVIKEYDINDYKTKTELTRRKLVTTVFAAIRSFQQIATVNENRQGLEKIVSGATELSSQHSLPTFSQSVLSQLRTLISDDISAVFCARGQGIIDNIDDLSFYVLAQIGFDDSLLNQKIDTLQDNQANKQVKACFLQQKHQYLDDSLDLYVAKGDYRAVIHVRLSSPLTEIQTQLLNVFLTGVAVGYENVHLFQKLTNAAYRDWLTNLPNRLEFVRLLDSFAQNDCKNTVAALIDINHFSDINDALGQDIGNKLLSAVGQRIQSIGSDCQLARVGADVFGIIGPADCLTPESLIALFHQPFAAGEQHLPINACFGLCTKEHAQSSGVQVLNQINIALNIAKKNRLEHFAYYHSDIEDQMQWRLNMIRQLRNDFGNNCLELWYQPQLSLTTGKVIGAEALLRWRTADGKFVSPAVFIPLAEYSGLIIEIGDWVISQACKQLKVLEENFSDLSISVNVSIPQFRQDNFVDNIINTMTQYGIKPNKLELEITENILMDEPQIIIDALTKLKAQGISIALDDFGTGFSSLSYLQKLPLNRLKVDRAFVTDINKEGQSVIAETIINLGKKMQLKVIAEGIEEIEQQERLIELGCDEVQGFYYAKPMPADEFINFLHQQS from the coding sequence ATGCAAGCATCAGAAAATTCCCATGATGACTTTTTATTCATCGATGATAGTGATGAAGACGAGATTTTAGCGTTTGGCAGTAATGAAACTTGGCAAGTTCTAATTGTTGATGATGATCCAGAGATTCATTCAGTGACTCAATTAGCATTATCAGATCTGGTCGTATTAGGACGTCGTCTTGAGTACTTACATGCTTATTCAGGTAAAGATGCTTGTCAACTAATTGAAAATAATGATGACATTGTTCTAGTACTACTCGATGTAGTTATGGAAACTGATGATGCTGGCTTAAATGTTGTCAAATATATCCGAGAAACATTACAGCGAAAAGATATCCGCATTGTTTTACGTACCGGGCAACCTGGTTATGCCCCCGAAGAAAGTGTCATAAAAGAATATGATATCAATGATTATAAGACAAAGACCGAGCTAACTCGTCGAAAGTTAGTCACTACCGTTTTTGCCGCTATTCGCTCTTTCCAACAAATAGCTACTGTCAATGAGAACCGTCAAGGTCTTGAGAAAATAGTTTCTGGTGCTACCGAATTATCGTCACAGCACTCTCTCCCTACTTTTAGTCAAAGTGTGTTATCCCAATTAAGAACCCTCATAAGTGATGATATATCTGCAGTTTTTTGCGCTAGAGGCCAAGGTATTATTGATAATATTGATGACTTGAGTTTTTATGTTTTAGCACAAATTGGCTTTGATGATAGCTTACTGAACCAAAAAATTGATACGTTGCAAGATAACCAAGCAAACAAACAAGTAAAAGCGTGCTTCTTACAACAAAAACATCAATATCTTGATGATAGCCTTGATCTTTATGTTGCTAAAGGTGATTACCGTGCAGTCATTCATGTCAGGCTTTCTAGCCCGTTAACCGAAATCCAAACTCAACTATTGAATGTATTTTTAACCGGAGTCGCTGTAGGTTATGAAAATGTCCACCTATTTCAAAAGCTCACCAATGCGGCTTACAGAGATTGGTTAACTAACTTACCGAATCGTCTTGAATTTGTGCGCTTACTTGATAGTTTTGCTCAAAATGATTGTAAAAATACGGTTGCAGCCTTAATTGATATAAATCATTTCAGTGATATCAATGATGCCTTAGGACAAGATATTGGCAATAAGCTGCTATCTGCAGTAGGTCAACGGATTCAAAGTATAGGTTCTGACTGCCAACTGGCACGAGTAGGTGCTGACGTTTTTGGCATTATTGGTCCGGCCGATTGTTTAACCCCTGAAAGTTTAATCGCTTTATTCCACCAGCCTTTTGCTGCAGGTGAACAACACCTTCCCATCAATGCTTGTTTTGGTTTATGTACTAAAGAACATGCTCAAAGCAGCGGCGTACAAGTATTGAATCAAATTAATATTGCGTTGAATATTGCCAAAAAGAATCGTTTAGAACATTTTGCTTATTATCACTCAGATATAGAAGATCAAATGCAATGGCGCCTAAACATGATTCGCCAACTTCGTAATGATTTTGGAAATAACTGCCTTGAACTCTGGTATCAACCACAATTATCATTAACTACAGGTAAAGTTATTGGTGCTGAGGCTTTACTGCGCTGGCGTACTGCTGATGGTAAATTTGTTTCTCCTGCTGTTTTTATTCCTTTAGCTGAATATTCAGGATTAATTATTGAAATCGGAGACTGGGTTATTAGTCAGGCATGTAAGCAACTAAAAGTATTAGAAGAAAATTTCTCTGACCTTAGTATTTCAGTCAATGTATCTATCCCACAGTTTAGACAAGATAATTTTGTCGATAATATAATAAACACAATGACTCAGTATGGAATTAAGCCAAACAAACTTGAACTAGAAATTACTGAAAACATTTTAATGGATGAACCACAAATCATCATTGATGCGTTAACCAAGTTAAAAGCTCAAGGAATAAGCATAGCACTCGATGATTTTGGTACTGGCTTCTCTTCATTAAGTTACTTGCAAAAATTGCCTCTAAATCGCCTAAAAGTTGATCGCGCTTTTGTCACCGATATTAATAAGGAAGGTCAGTCAGTTATTGCTGAAACGATTATTAATTTAGGTAAAAAGATGCAACTAAAAGTCATTGCTGAAGGCATTGAAGAAATTGAACAACAAGAACGTTTAATTGAATTAGGTTGTGATGAGGTACAAGGTTTCTATTATGCTAAGCCAATGCCGGCAGATGAGTTCATCAATTTTTTACATCAACAAAGTTAA
- a CDS encoding TIGR03899 family protein: MSKDKSDVVILEKNVNKDGDNTAIVKSNKSTQNSTEAGVSQQFLKLAKRFVIDGALLPEEKQMLIEDRTVKRARLSQLRKQQNIENIMQKTLGYCASFEIGQRTDHDWFSRYIALSEEVSNPTMQDLWAKILAGELTKPGAFSFKALQVFRDMSIYDAKLLAKACSLAIKDPNKKNIRLITGAYQQPGLFNFFSKQRQQYCNLSHYGLNYADLLALSENHLIYLQESESSLLSKDDSLQFTYNGLPLKLTAKKSNVCLQFYKFTPLGAELAHLISDKSNDEFFDHLKNMLTHYFAVNSD, from the coding sequence GTGAGTAAAGACAAATCAGATGTTGTGATACTTGAAAAGAATGTCAATAAAGACGGTGATAATACTGCCATAGTAAAGAGTAATAAATCGACTCAAAACTCAACAGAAGCCGGCGTCTCTCAACAGTTTTTGAAGCTCGCTAAAAGATTTGTTATTGATGGCGCTTTGTTACCTGAAGAAAAACAAATGCTCATTGAAGATCGCACTGTGAAGCGAGCAAGACTGAGCCAATTACGCAAGCAGCAAAATATCGAAAATATTATGCAGAAAACGCTTGGTTATTGTGCAAGTTTTGAAATCGGGCAAAGAACAGATCATGACTGGTTCAGTCGCTATATTGCGTTATCTGAAGAAGTCAGTAATCCGACCATGCAAGATTTGTGGGCAAAGATTTTAGCAGGAGAACTCACTAAACCTGGGGCTTTTTCATTCAAGGCTTTGCAAGTTTTTCGAGATATGAGTATTTATGATGCGAAACTATTAGCGAAAGCTTGCTCATTAGCGATAAAAGATCCCAATAAGAAAAATATTAGGCTAATCACTGGTGCTTATCAACAACCAGGTCTGTTCAATTTTTTCTCTAAGCAGCGACAGCAATATTGTAACTTAAGTCACTATGGTTTGAATTATGCGGATCTACTTGCGTTATCAGAAAATCATCTTATCTATTTGCAAGAAAGTGAGTCTAGCTTATTAAGTAAGGACGACTCTCTGCAATTTACATACAATGGTTTACCATTAAAATTAACTGCAAAAAAATCAAATGTTTGTTTACAGTTTTATAAGTTTACCCCGCTAGGAGCGGAGCTTGCTCATCTGATTAGTGATAAAAGCAATGATGAGTTTTTTGATCATTTAAAAAATATGTTAACTCATTACTTTGCAGTTAATAGTGATTAA
- a CDS encoding MerC domain-containing protein — protein sequence MLDRIGITATSLCALHCILLPIILPMLPLLGLSFLADHAWEHVFLLMTAALGTIALFSGFKRYHRRLYPFYLLYLGVTLYWIKHDFSEALEPFFIIGGASLIIAAHFINIKLCNSCKQCDDETCSS from the coding sequence ATGTTAGATAGAATAGGCATTACAGCAACTTCCTTATGTGCATTACATTGCATTTTATTACCTATTATATTGCCAATGCTACCTTTGCTTGGGTTAAGCTTTTTAGCTGATCATGCTTGGGAACATGTTTTTCTTCTGATGACTGCGGCTCTTGGTACTATCGCATTATTTTCTGGTTTTAAACGTTATCACAGACGTTTGTATCCCTTCTATTTGCTTTATTTGGGCGTGACTTTATATTGGATTAAACATGACTTTTCTGAAGCGTTAGAACCGTTTTTTATTATTGGCGGCGCAAGTCTTATTATTGCAGCCCATTTCATTAATATTAAGTTATGTAATAGCTGCAAACAATGTGATGATGAAACTTGCAGTAGCTAA
- the glnG gene encoding nitrogen regulation protein NR(I) — protein MITEQVWIVDDDSSIRWVLEKAFANANISCAAFESAENLLIALEHGQPEIIISDIRMPNIDGMELLKRLNKQHSHIPVIIMTAHSDLDSAVNAYQGGAFEYLPKPFDIDEAINLSKRALTHAREQNEKNKNQKDIPLAVGLIGEAPAMQEVFRAIGRLSRSSISVLINGESGTGKELVAQALHSHSPRVNEPFIPLNMAAIPKDLIESELFGHEKGAFTGANAIRQGRFEQAHGGTLFLDEIGDMPLDIQTRLLRVLSDGQVYRVGGHLPVQVDVRIIAATHQHLEERVKKGEFREDLFHRLNVIRIHLPSLRERKEDIPQLSQHFLTQAANELSVEVKTLSKKASNFLNNCHWPGNVRQLENICRFLTVMASGQEILIEDLPNELVEKSTSLKNDSNAWQDVLSTWMDQELAQGKDAILDYAQIEFEKIMLERALIFTQGHKQDAAKKLGWGRNTLTRKLKEFDK, from the coding sequence ATGATCACCGAACAAGTTTGGATAGTTGATGACGATAGCTCAATTAGATGGGTTCTTGAGAAAGCTTTTGCTAATGCAAATATAAGTTGTGCTGCTTTTGAAAGTGCTGAAAATTTATTGATTGCATTAGAACATGGTCAACCAGAAATCATTATTTCTGATATTCGTATGCCAAATATCGATGGAATGGAGTTATTAAAAAGGTTAAATAAGCAACATTCTCATATTCCTGTGATTATTATGACAGCTCACTCTGACTTAGACAGCGCTGTTAATGCCTATCAAGGTGGCGCATTTGAATACTTGCCTAAACCATTTGATATTGACGAAGCCATCAACTTAAGTAAACGTGCCCTCACTCATGCAAGAGAGCAAAATGAGAAAAATAAAAATCAAAAAGATATACCTTTAGCCGTCGGCCTAATTGGTGAAGCCCCCGCCATGCAAGAAGTATTTCGTGCTATTGGTCGCTTATCCCGCTCAAGTATTAGTGTGCTAATTAATGGTGAATCAGGAACAGGTAAAGAATTAGTTGCTCAAGCGCTTCATTCTCATAGCCCTCGCGTAAATGAACCCTTTATTCCGTTAAATATGGCCGCCATCCCAAAAGATTTAATTGAATCTGAATTATTTGGTCATGAAAAAGGAGCCTTTACCGGAGCTAATGCTATTCGACAAGGACGGTTTGAACAAGCACATGGAGGGACTTTATTTTTAGATGAAATTGGCGATATGCCATTAGACATTCAAACTCGTCTGTTACGTGTACTGTCTGATGGTCAGGTTTATCGTGTTGGCGGGCATCTACCCGTTCAAGTCGATGTACGGATTATTGCCGCTACTCATCAACATCTTGAGGAACGTGTGAAGAAAGGTGAATTTAGAGAAGATTTATTTCACCGGCTCAATGTTATTCGCATTCATTTACCTAGCCTTAGAGAACGAAAAGAAGATATTCCACAGCTGAGCCAGCACTTTTTAACGCAAGCAGCCAATGAACTAAGTGTTGAGGTCAAAACATTAAGTAAAAAAGCCAGTAACTTCCTCAATAACTGCCATTGGCCTGGGAACGTTAGACAATTAGAGAATATTTGTCGTTTTTTAACGGTTATGGCAAGTGGTCAGGAAATTCTTATTGAAGATTTACCTAATGAATTAGTCGAGAAATCAACATCGTTGAAGAATGATTCAAATGCATGGCAAGACGTACTGAGTACTTGGATGGACCAAGAACTAGCACAGGGGAAAGATGCCATTTTAGATTATGCTCAGATTGAATTTGAAAAGATAATGCTTGAACGAGCGTTAATATTTACTCAGGGTCATAAACAAGATGCGGCCAAAAAATTAGGCTGGGGTAGAAATACCTTAACGAGAAAATTGAAAGAATTTGATAAGTAA
- the glnL gene encoding nitrogen regulation protein NR(II) encodes MHSRSYIQDHKLSYQQSLANQLVTAVIILNEKLSIVYVNPAAEALLNKSLYRLFNTESEMIFANTSINRSRLIQLLATGQEFTDCDIVVELNESHRFTAEVTASSVEFERTPHVLLEFKQIDQQKQISLEVFQHQQWLAARDLIKGLAHEIKNPLGGLRGAAQLLSKEVTSEQQEYTSMIIEQADRLTNLVDRLLGPNQLPQMQAQNVHGILEKVCQLVGYSNGQKIHLLRDYDPSLPAVECDQEKLQQAVLNIVNNAIQAIDEKHNITLRTRIASNRTIHGKRIKLAIEISIIDNGPGIPTKIQDTLFYPMVSGRSNGTGLGLSISQTLINQHQGKLSCHSRPGHTEFTILLPLKQQPLNRAPLSQESTL; translated from the coding sequence ATGCATAGCCGTAGTTATATACAAGATCACAAGTTGTCTTACCAGCAATCACTTGCCAATCAGTTGGTGACTGCTGTAATTATTCTCAATGAAAAACTCTCCATCGTTTATGTGAACCCAGCCGCTGAAGCACTATTAAATAAAAGCTTGTATCGTTTATTCAATACTGAATCTGAAATGATTTTTGCTAATACCAGTATCAATCGCTCACGTTTAATACAACTGCTTGCCACCGGTCAAGAATTTACAGATTGCGACATTGTTGTAGAGTTAAATGAAAGCCACCGATTTACGGCAGAAGTAACCGCGTCTTCAGTCGAGTTTGAAAGAACTCCCCATGTATTGCTCGAATTCAAACAAATAGATCAACAAAAGCAAATTAGCTTAGAAGTTTTTCAACATCAGCAATGGCTTGCTGCACGTGATCTTATTAAAGGTCTGGCTCACGAAATTAAAAATCCGCTTGGGGGGTTAAGAGGCGCAGCACAGTTACTTAGTAAAGAAGTGACTAGTGAGCAACAAGAATATACCAGCATGATCATTGAGCAAGCTGACAGATTAACTAACTTGGTTGATCGTCTATTAGGTCCAAACCAACTGCCCCAAATGCAGGCACAAAATGTCCATGGCATACTTGAGAAGGTATGCCAGTTGGTCGGCTATTCAAATGGACAAAAAATTCATTTGTTACGCGATTATGATCCCTCACTTCCTGCGGTTGAATGTGATCAAGAAAAACTGCAACAAGCAGTGCTTAATATTGTTAACAATGCTATTCAAGCCATTGATGAAAAACACAATATAACCCTACGTACTCGAATTGCTAGTAATAGAACCATTCATGGCAAACGAATCAAGTTAGCCATTGAAATTAGCATAATTGATAATGGACCTGGTATCCCCACTAAAATTCAAGACACACTTTTTTATCCTATGGTCTCTGGTCGTTCTAATGGTACAGGGTTAGGTTTATCTATTTCACAAACACTAATAAATCAACACCAAGGTAAGCTATCGTGTCATAGCCGCCCTGGTCATACTGAATTTACAATCCTACTACCATTAAAACAGCAACCTTTAAATCGAGCACCTTTATCACAAGAGAGTACATTATGA
- a CDS encoding DUF4124 domain-containing protein has product MIKLLLFILLGVTLAAPVHPKTAKIYVWRNEQGVLVFSDSPMPGAEEVKTKPGNIIQSSTSLDTEVLDITPQETVEEYEIAISTPKNNATIRDNTGSIYIGGGIKPRFKPGLEVQLVLDGKPHQKPQKHSMFSLRDIDRGEHKIKMLLLDEKGKVIASSASVTFYMHRASTN; this is encoded by the coding sequence ATGATCAAGTTATTACTATTTATACTACTAGGCGTCACCTTAGCTGCTCCTGTACACCCAAAAACAGCCAAAATTTATGTATGGCGTAATGAACAAGGTGTATTGGTTTTTTCTGATTCTCCAATGCCTGGCGCTGAAGAGGTAAAAACTAAACCTGGTAATATCATTCAATCAAGTACCTCTCTTGATACTGAAGTACTCGATATCACTCCTCAAGAAACGGTAGAAGAATACGAAATAGCGATAAGTACCCCTAAAAATAATGCCACTATACGTGATAACACAGGCTCCATATATATTGGTGGAGGTATCAAGCCAAGATTTAAGCCTGGATTAGAAGTACAATTAGTACTTGACGGTAAACCCCATCAAAAGCCTCAAAAGCACTCTATGTTTTCACTAAGAGATATTGATAGAGGCGAGCATAAAATAAAAATGTTACTACTAGATGAAAAAGGCAAGGTTATTGCATCATCAGCATCAGTAACGTTTTATATGCATAGAGCTTCAACAAACTAG
- the glnA gene encoding glutamate--ammonia ligase, with protein sequence MSQAVFDLIKEHDVKFIDLRFTDSKGKEQHISIPHHQVTEDFFEDGKMFDGSSIEGWKGIDESDMVMMPDASTAILDPFTDAVTLNIRCDILEPSTMQGYSRDPRSVANRAEEYLRSTGIADDVLVGPEPEFFVFDDVRFHTDMSGSFYKIDDKEASWNSGTEYEEGNMGHRPGVKGGYFPTAPVDSSQDLRSAMCLVMEDMGLIVEAHHHEVATCGQNEIACRFNTLVKKADEVQIYKYVVHNVAHAYGKTATFMPKPLVGDNGTGMHVHMSLAKDGVNLFAGDKYGGLSETALYYIGGIIKHAKALNAFTNPATNSYKRLVPHFEAPVMLAYSARNRSASIRIPLVPSPKAMRIEARFPDPACNPYLAFSALLMAGLDGIKNKTHPGDAMDKDLYDLPAEEAASIPQVATSLDDALDNLEADFEFLTAGGVMDKDMIDAYIAIKREESRRVNMTTHPLEFELYYSV encoded by the coding sequence ATGTCACAAGCAGTATTCGACTTAATTAAAGAACACGACGTCAAATTTATTGACCTTCGCTTTACTGATTCAAAAGGTAAAGAACAGCACATTTCTATTCCTCATCATCAAGTAACTGAAGACTTTTTCGAAGATGGCAAAATGTTTGACGGTTCATCTATTGAAGGCTGGAAAGGCATTGACGAATCTGACATGGTTATGATGCCTGATGCATCAACAGCGATCCTAGACCCTTTTACTGATGCTGTTACTTTAAATATCCGTTGTGATATTTTAGAGCCAAGCACAATGCAAGGTTACAGCCGTGATCCTCGTTCTGTTGCTAATCGCGCTGAAGAATATCTACGTAGTACTGGTATTGCCGATGATGTATTAGTTGGTCCAGAACCAGAGTTCTTCGTATTTGACGATGTACGTTTCCATACTGATATGAGTGGTTCTTTTTATAAAATTGATGATAAAGAAGCTTCTTGGAACTCAGGTACTGAATACGAAGAAGGCAATATGGGTCATCGTCCTGGTGTTAAAGGCGGTTATTTCCCAACAGCTCCAGTTGATTCATCACAAGATTTACGTTCAGCTATGTGCTTAGTTATGGAAGATATGGGCTTAATTGTTGAAGCACATCACCATGAAGTAGCTACCTGTGGCCAAAACGAAATTGCTTGTCGCTTTAATACACTGGTTAAAAAAGCTGATGAAGTTCAAATTTATAAGTATGTTGTTCATAACGTAGCACATGCTTACGGTAAAACAGCGACTTTCATGCCTAAGCCTTTAGTTGGTGATAACGGCACTGGTATGCACGTACATATGTCTCTTGCTAAAGATGGTGTTAACTTATTCGCTGGTGATAAGTACGGCGGTTTGTCTGAAACAGCGCTTTACTACATTGGTGGTATCATCAAACATGCTAAGGCATTAAACGCGTTTACTAACCCTGCGACTAACTCATACAAACGTTTAGTTCCACATTTTGAAGCACCTGTTATGCTTGCATACTCTGCACGTAACCGCTCTGCATCAATTCGTATTCCACTTGTACCATCACCAAAAGCAATGCGTATTGAAGCACGTTTCCCTGATCCTGCATGTAACCCATACTTAGCTTTCTCTGCTTTATTAATGGCGGGTCTTGACGGTATTAAAAACAAAACCCACCCTGGCGATGCTATGGATAAGGATTTATACGACTTACCAGCAGAAGAAGCCGCATCAATTCCACAAGTAGCAACATCTCTTGATGACGCACTTGATAATTTAGAAGCAGATTTTGAATTCTTAACCGCTGGCGGCGTTATGGATAAAGATATGATTGATGCTTATATTGCTATTAAGCGTGAAGAATCTCGACGTGTAAACATGACTACTCACCCGTTAGAGTTTGAACTTTACTACAGCGTTTAA
- a CDS encoding DUF481 domain-containing protein, which produces MNNTIATLITFTFLLSLTLSTVSYAEDDKSKWQKPTPVFKQDFDWIKLTSDEWLKGDIVSMYDEKLEFDSDELDMQTIDLEDVSELRSKSWQSIRMFDGTIAEGYLVFKDGQLSLVKNGVTTHYEFSNLLSIASSGQNERDLWDGYVNLGINLREGNTVQFDYTFSAGIQRRSSSSRFKVDYTSDYSSYEDQDTEVSTVTADSERLTSSYDWFFNPKIYFRAADFEYMADDFLNIDYRVHYGIALGYHIIDTSRTSWDINLGPSYQKTKFIDVGADDSDSENSLGVTLGTDFTFEVTGDIDYDASYSVQVIDEKSGGNIHHFQTGLEIDLANDFDLELTFYADRTENPKEDSAGNTPDKNDYRLVVSFGYDF; this is translated from the coding sequence ATGAATAACACAATAGCAACTCTAATAACTTTTACTTTTCTCCTTTCGTTAACACTTTCTACTGTCAGCTATGCAGAGGACGATAAGAGTAAGTGGCAGAAACCCACGCCAGTTTTTAAGCAAGATTTTGATTGGATAAAATTGACATCTGATGAGTGGCTTAAAGGCGATATTGTTTCGATGTATGATGAAAAACTCGAGTTCGATAGTGATGAACTTGATATGCAAACAATTGATTTAGAAGACGTTTCTGAGTTACGAAGCAAGTCATGGCAAAGTATTCGAATGTTTGATGGCACTATTGCTGAGGGGTATTTAGTGTTCAAAGATGGGCAATTATCTTTAGTGAAAAATGGTGTGACCACCCATTACGAATTTAGTAACCTTTTATCCATTGCATCTTCAGGACAAAATGAACGAGACTTATGGGATGGCTATGTAAATTTGGGTATTAATTTACGTGAAGGTAATACAGTACAATTCGATTATACATTCTCTGCAGGAATACAGAGACGAAGCTCTAGTAGTCGCTTTAAAGTCGATTATACAAGCGATTATAGTAGCTATGAAGATCAAGACACTGAAGTATCAACAGTGACCGCTGATAGCGAGCGATTAACGTCATCTTATGATTGGTTCTTCAATCCTAAAATTTATTTCCGAGCTGCTGATTTTGAATATATGGCCGATGACTTTTTAAACATAGATTATCGAGTCCATTATGGTATCGCATTGGGTTATCATATTATCGATACTAGTCGTACTAGCTGGGATATCAATCTCGGTCCAAGTTATCAAAAAACTAAATTTATTGATGTTGGAGCAGATGATAGTGATAGTGAGAATTCTTTAGGGGTAACACTTGGTACCGATTTTACCTTTGAAGTTACGGGTGATATTGACTACGATGCATCGTATAGTGTGCAGGTGATTGATGAGAAGTCTGGTGGCAATATCCATCACTTTCAAACAGGTTTAGAAATTGATCTTGCCAATGACTTTGATCTTGAGTTGACCTTCTATGCCGATCGCACGGAAAACCCAAAAGAAGACAGTGCTGGTAATACCCCCGACAAGAACGACTACCGCTTAGTTGTTAGTTTTGGTTATGATTTTTAG
- a CDS encoding DUF481 domain-containing protein, whose protein sequence is MNKYLLITLALLSFISHGAEKSQHTEVWSPSTPVFSQQFDWLKLRSGEWLKGDIISMYDDELEFESDEFDTITFDWEKVTELRSRFNQQIRFANGEVKQGFLIVKDNHLVVISGGSEQHYPLSELLSITSSSDDRKELWDGKVSLGIDVNSGNVNQLDYIVRANIQRRTPFTRFKVDFTYNYSKSTADENETVITDTSRLTSNLDWFYSRKVFFRVFDYEHFTDLQQNIKSRDTLGLSLGYHIFQNKRLQWDVTLGPSYQQTVYHNTADESDQKSGVVALGTLFDYSISSRLDYLFDYQLQFVEEKSGKRNSHLKTGFEFELQNDFELDVMLYLDRVANPVAPMGATPPKSNDYRLVLSLGYDF, encoded by the coding sequence GTGAATAAGTATTTATTAATAACGCTAGCCTTACTTAGCTTTATCAGTCATGGGGCAGAAAAGTCTCAACATACAGAGGTATGGAGTCCGTCAACGCCTGTTTTTTCACAACAATTCGATTGGCTTAAACTACGTTCAGGGGAATGGCTTAAAGGCGATATTATTTCCATGTATGACGATGAATTGGAATTTGAAAGTGACGAGTTTGATACCATTACTTTTGACTGGGAAAAAGTAACAGAGCTGCGTAGTCGATTTAACCAACAAATACGTTTTGCTAATGGGGAAGTAAAACAAGGCTTCCTTATCGTTAAAGACAACCATCTTGTTGTAATTAGTGGAGGTAGTGAGCAGCATTATCCTTTATCAGAACTCTTATCGATTACGTCCTCCTCTGATGACAGAAAAGAGTTATGGGATGGTAAAGTCAGTTTAGGTATTGATGTGAATTCAGGTAATGTTAATCAGTTAGATTACATTGTCAGAGCTAATATTCAACGAAGAACGCCTTTTACGCGTTTTAAAGTCGACTTTACTTATAATTATAGTAAATCTACTGCGGATGAAAATGAGACAGTGATTACTGATACCAGTCGCTTAACTTCAAATCTTGATTGGTTTTATAGTCGTAAAGTCTTCTTTCGAGTGTTTGACTATGAACACTTTACTGATTTACAACAAAATATTAAGTCTAGAGATACGCTAGGGCTCAGTTTAGGTTATCACATTTTTCAAAACAAACGTTTACAGTGGGATGTAACCCTAGGGCCAAGTTATCAACAAACCGTGTATCACAATACTGCTGATGAAAGTGACCAAAAAAGTGGCGTTGTCGCCTTAGGTACTTTATTTGATTACAGTATTTCCAGCCGATTAGATTATTTATTTGATTACCAGTTACAATTCGTAGAAGAAAAATCAGGTAAGCGAAATTCGCATTTAAAAACTGGCTTTGAATTTGAACTTCAGAATGATTTTGAGTTAGATGTTATGTTGTATTTGGATCGTGTTGCTAATCCAGTTGCCCCTATGGGAGCTACTCCTCCCAAGTCAAATGATTACAGGTTAGTACTCAGTCTAGGCTATGACTTCTAA